One segment of Brassica napus cultivar Da-Ae chromosome C3, Da-Ae, whole genome shotgun sequence DNA contains the following:
- the LOC106358522 gene encoding glycosyltransferase BC10-like, which translates to MQTISRVLQEGKENGILVRTGQYNSFRPKLLLLLGLFLAVVVTIFIISVSTIKYTELQSVVTTVTSTFVPCREDESNSLIQPPGVLMHNMSDEELLWRASFWARRKGYPFKRVPKIAFMFLTKGPLPLASLWERFLKGHKGLYSVYVHPDPSFNAKFPADSVFHKRQIPSQVAEWGRMTMCDAEKRLLANALLDISNEWFVLVSESCIPLYNFTTIYTYLSQSKHSFIGAVDDPGPFGRGRYNEKMEPEVPITKWRKGPQWFEVDRDLAATIVKDTLYHHKFREFCRPACYSDEHYFPTMLTIEKPTALANRSVTWTDWSRGGPHPATFGRSDITEEFFGKIFDGENCSYNGRNTSMCYLFARKFAPSALEPLLHIAPKIMGF; encoded by the exons ATGCAGACTATCTCTAGGGTTCTACAAGAAGGTAAAGAGAACGGAATCTTGGTTAGGACAGGACAGTATAACTCGTTTAGACCCAAACTGCTTCTTCTCCTAGGTCTTTTTCTTGCTGTTGTTGTCACTATCTTCATCATTAGTGTCTCTACGATCAAGTACACTGAACTACAAAGTGTAGTAACCACGGTCACTTCCACCTTTGTCCCATGCCGTGAGGATGAGTCCAACAGTTTGATACAACCTCCTGGGGTTCTGATGCACAACATGAGCGATGAAGAGCTTCTTTGGCGTGCCTCTTTCTGGGCTCGGAGAAAAGGATATCCTTTTAAAAGGGTTCCAAAGATCGCGTTTATGTTCTTGACCAAAGGCCCCTTGCCACTTGCTTCGCTTTGGGAGAGGTTCTTGAAGGGTCACAAGGGGCTTTACTCTGTTTACGTTCATCCGGATCCGTCTTTTAATGCCAAGTTTCCAGCTGATTCTGTTTTCCACAAGAGGCAGATACCAAGTCAG GTTGCAGAATGGGGGAGAATGACCATGTGCGATGCAGAGAAGCGGCTCCTCGCCAACGCGCTTCTCGATATCTCCAACGAATGGTTTGTTCTAGTCTCAGAGTCGTGCATTCCACTCTACAACTTCACAACGATCTACACCTACTTAAGCCAATCAAAACACAGCTTCATCGGTGCTGTTGACGACCCTGGACCCTTCGGTCGAGGCCGGTACAACGAGAAGATGGAGCCTGAAGTTCCCATCACCAAATGGCGAAAAGGGCCACAATGGTTTGAGGTAGACCGGGACCTGGCAGCTACCATTGTCAAAGACACATTGTATCACCATAAATTCAGAGAGTTTTGTAGACCCGCTTGCTATTCAGACGAGCATTATTTCCCTACGATGCTGACTATTGAGAAACCGACGGCGTTGGCTAACAGGAGCGTGACGTGGACGGACTGGTCTAGAGGCGGGCCCCACCCGGCTACGTTTGGGAGATCGGATATTACAGAGGAGTTCTTTGGAAAGATCTTTGATGGAGAGAACTGCAGTTACAATGGTCGTAACACTTCCATGTGTTATCTTTTTGCGAGGAAGTTTGCTCCTAGTGCATTGGAGCCGCTGCTTCACATTGCTCCCAAGATTATGGGGTTTTGA